From Cervus elaphus chromosome 25, mCerEla1.1, whole genome shotgun sequence, one genomic window encodes:
- the ISL1 gene encoding insulin gene enhancer protein ISL-1 translates to MGDMGDPPKKKRLISLCVGCGNQIHDQYILRVSPDLEWHAACLKCAECNQYLDESCTCFVRDGKTYCKRDYIRLYGIKCAKCSIGFSKNDFVMRARSKVYHIECFRCVACSRQLIPGDEFALREDGLFCRADHDVVERASLGAGDPLSPLHPARPLQMAAEPISARQPALRPHVHKQPEKTTRVRTVLNEKQLHTLRTCYAANPRPDALMKEQLVEMTGLSPRVIRVWFQNKRCKDKKRSIMMKQLQQQQPNDKTNIQGMTGTPMVAASPERHDGGLQANPVEVQSYQPPWKVLSDFALQSDIDQPAFQQLVNFSEGGPGSNSTGSEVASMSSQLPDTPNSMVASPIEA, encoded by the exons ATGGGAGACATGGGAGATCCACCAAAAA aaaaacGTCTGATTTCCCTGTGTGTTGGTTGCGGCAATCAAATTCACGATCAGTATATTCTGAGGGTTTCTCCGGATTTGGAATGGCATGCGGCATGTTTGAAATGTGCGGAGTGTAATCAGTATTTGGACGAGAGCTGTACGTGCTTTGTTAGAGATGGGAAAACCTACTGTAAAAGAGATTATATCAG GTTGTACGGGATCAAATGCGCCAAGTGCAGCATCGGCTTCAGCAAAAACGACTTCGTGATGCGCGCGCGCTCCAAGGTGTACCACATCGAGTGTTTCCGCTGCGTGGCCTGCAGCCGCCAGCTGATCCCCGGGGATGAGTTCGCGCTGCGGGAGGACGGGCTCTTCTGCCGCGCGGACCACGACGTGGTGGAGAGGGCCAGCTTGGGCGCCGGCGACCCGCTCAGCCCCTTGCACCCGGCGCGGCCGCTGCAAATGGCAG CCGAGCCCATCTCCGCCCGGCAGCCGGCCCTGCGGCCCCACGTCCACAAGCAGCCGGAGAAGACCACCCGCGTGCGGACTGTGCTGAACGAGAAGCAGCTGCACACCTTGCGGACCTGCTACGCCGCCAACCCCCGGCCCGATGCGCTCATGAAGGAGCAGCTGGTGGAGATGACCGGCCTCAGTCCCCGTGTGATCCGGGTCTGGTTTCAGAACAAGCGGTGCAAGGACAAGAAGCGGAGCATCATGATGAAGcagctccagcagcagcagcccaatGATAAAACT AATATCCAAGGGATGACAGGAACGCCCATGGTGGCTGCCAGTCCGGAGAGACACGACGGAGGCTTACAGGCAAACCCAGTGGAGGTGCAGAGTTACCAGCCGCCTTGGAAAGTGCTCAGTGACTTCGCCTTGCAGAGTGACATCGATCAGCCGGCTTTTCAGCAACTG GTTAATTTTTCAGAAGGAGGACCGGGCTCTAATTCCACTGGCAGTGAAGTGGCGTCGATGTCCTCTCAGCTCCCAGATACACCTAACAGCATGGTAGCCAGTCCAATTGAGGCTTGA